From Nicotiana tabacum cultivar K326 chromosome 15, ASM71507v2, whole genome shotgun sequence, the proteins below share one genomic window:
- the LOC107802422 gene encoding DNA mismatch repair protein MSH4 isoform X2, protein MEDDTGERSSFVIGLIENRAKEVGVAAFDLRSASLHLSQYIETSSSYQNTKTLLQFYEPMAIIVPPNKLAADGMVGVSQLADGFCSSTRKVIMNRGCFDDTRGAVLVKGLAAKEPSALGLDSYYKQYYLCLAAAAATIKWIEAEKGVVVINHSLLVTFNGSFDHMNIDATSVQNLEIIEPMHSSLLGTNSKKRSLFHMLKTTRTIGGYGNNCIDKLDELMSNEQLFFGLSQALRKFPKETDRVLCHFCFKPKRVTNEVLASNNGRRNQIMISSIILLKTALDALPLLSQVQHHCWGQAFTFLYLIWYNDELVIQVLKEAKSCLLGNVYKSICENEKYTSIRNRIGEVIDEDVLHTRVPFVARTQQCFAFKAGVDGLLDMARRSFCDTSEAVHDLANKYREDFRLPNLKIPFNNRKGFYFSIPQKDIQGKLPSKFIQVMKHGNNVHCSSLELASLNARNKSAAKECWLRTAFCLEALMDAIREDVSVLTVLSEVLCLLDMMVNSFAHTISTKPVDRYTRPNFTCDGPLAIDSGRHPILESINNEFIPNGIFLSEASNMAIVMGPNMSGKSTYLQQVCLTVILAQIGCYIPARFATLRVVDRIFTRMGTMDCLESNSSTFMTEMKETAFIMQNVSSRSLIVMDELGRATSSSDGFAIAWSCCEQLLALKAYSIFATHMENLSELATMYPNVKILHFDVDVRNNRMDFKFLLKDGLRHVPHYGLMLAGVAGLPSSVVETAKKITSRIKEKEMKRMEVNYRQYQDLQLTYQVAQRLMCLKFSDQDEDSLREALQDLKESYLSGKHKDN, encoded by the exons GTTGGAGTAGCTGCATTTGACTTGAGATCAGCTTCACTGCATCTTTCTCAGTATATAGAGACTAGCAGCTCCTATCAAAATACAAAGACTTTACTACAGTTCTATGAACCTATGGCGATCATTGTTCCTCCAAATAAACTGGCAGCAGATGGAATGGTCGGAGTCTCACAGCTAGCTGATGGATTTTGTTCCTCCACAAGAAAG GTTATAATGAATCGTGGTTGCTTTGATGATACCAGG GGAGCTGTACTGGTTAAAGGATTAGCTGCTAAGGAACCGTCTGCTCTTGGTTTGGACTCATACTACAAGCAATATTATTTGTGTCTGGCTGCAGCAGCGGCAACTATCAAGTG GATTGAAGCTGAGAAAGGTGTTGTTGTGATAAATCACTCTTTACTG GTTACCTTCAATGGATCTTTTGACCACATGAACATTGATGCCACCAG TGTTCAGAACTTGGAGATAATTGAGCCTATGCACTCTTCTCTTTTGGGCACAAACAGCAAAAAGAGAAGTTTATTCCACATGCTTAAAACAACTCGAACTATTGGCGGGTATGGAAATAATTGCATTGATAAGCTG GATGAGTTGATGAGCAATGAGCAGCTATTCTTTGGCTTGTCTCAGGCCCTTCGTAAGTTTCCGAAAGAAACAG ATAGGGTCCTTTGTCACTTCTGCTTCAAGCCAAAGAGAGTTACTAATGAAGTCTTGGCTTCGAATAATGGAAGGAGGAACCAAATTATGATATCCAGCATTATTCTTCTCAAAACCGCTCTTGATGCTTTACCGTTACTCTCCCAGGTGCAGCATCATTGTTGGGGGCAGGCGTTCACTTTTCTGTATCTTATATGGTACAATGATGAGCTTGTGATTCAGGTGCTTAAAGAAGCCAAGAGTTGTCTGCTTGGAAATGTTTACAAGTCCATATGTGAGaatgaaaaatatacttcaatcaGGAACAG AATTGGAGAagtgattgatgaagatgtcCTTCATACACGAGTTCCTTTTGTTGCACGGACACAGCAGTGTTTTGCTTTTAAGGCTGGAGTGGATGGGCTTCTTGATATGGCCCGTAGATCATTTTGTGATACCAGCGAAG CTGTACACGACCTCGCAAATAAGTATCGTGAAGATTTCAGACTGCCAAACTTGAAGATCCCATTCAATAACAGGAAAGGGTTTTACTTTAGCATTCCGCAGAAGGACATACAGGGAAAACTGCCGAGCAAGTTCATTCAG GTCATGAAACATGGAAACAATGTACATTGCTCCAGTCTTGAACTTGCTTCA TTGAATGCTAGGAACAAGTCTGCAGCTAAAGAGTGCTGGTTGAGGACTGCATTCTGCCTGGAAG CATTAATGGATGCAATACGAGAGGATGTCTCTGTGCTTACCGTTCTTTCAGAAGtgttgtgccttttagacatgATGGTGAATTCATTTGCTCACACGATATCAACAAAACCAGTTGATAGATATACTAGACCTAATTTTACAT GTGATGGCCCATTGGCAATTGATTCTGGACGGCACCCCATTCTGGAAAGCATAAACAATGAATTCATT CCAAATGGTATCTTTCTTTCTGAAGCATCAAATATGGCTATTGTAATGGGCCCAAACAT GAGTGGAAAAAGTACTTATCTTCAGCAAGTTTGTCTAACTGTCATCCTTGCTCAAATTGGTTGCTATATTCCTGCTCGGTTTGCCACTTTGAGAGTGGTCGATCGTATTTTTACAAGGATGGGAACAATGGACTGTCTCGAATCAAACTCTAGCACG TTCATGACAGAGATGAAGGAGACGGCTTTTATAATGCAAAACGTCTCCTCTAG AAGTCTGATCGTTATGGATGAATTGGGGAGGGCGACTTCGTCCTCTGATGGATTTGCAATCGCATGGAGTTGTTGTGAGCAGCTATTGGCACTTAAAGC GTACTCAATATTTGCTACTCATATGGAAAATCTTTCAGAGCTAGCCACCATGTATCCGAATGTGAAAATTCTTCATTTTGATGTTGATGTGAGGAATAACCGCAtggacttcaag TTTCTATTGAAGGATGGACTGCGTCACGTGCCACATTACGGCCTTATGTTAGCAGGGGTAGCTGGACTACCAAGTTCAGTAGTAGAAACTGCCAAAAAAATCACATCTAGGATTAAAGAGAAG GAAATGAAGAGAATGGAGGTGAATTACAGACAGTATCAGGACTTACAATTGACTTACCAAGTGGCTCAACGGCTGATGTGCTTGAAATTTTCGGATCAGGATGAAGATTCTTTGAGGGAGGCTCTGCAGGATCTCAAAGAAAGCTACTTAAGTGGTAAGCATAAAGATAATTAG
- the LOC107802422 gene encoding DNA mismatch repair protein MSH4 isoform X1, with protein MEDDTGERSSFVIGLIENRAKEVGVAAFDLRSASLHLSQYIETSSSYQNTKTLLQFYEPMAIIVPPNKLAADGMVGVSQLADGFCSSTRKVIMNRGCFDDTRGAVLVKGLAAKEPSALGLDSYYKQYYLCLAAAAATIKWIEAEKGVVVINHSLLVTFNGSFDHMNIDATSVQNLEIIEPMHSSLLGTNSKKRSLFHMLKTTRTIGGTRLLRANLLQPLKDIETINTRLDCLDELMSNEQLFFGLSQALRKFPKETDRVLCHFCFKPKRVTNEVLASNNGRRNQIMISSIILLKTALDALPLLSQVQHHCWGQAFTFLYLIWYNDELVIQVLKEAKSCLLGNVYKSICENEKYTSIRNRIGEVIDEDVLHTRVPFVARTQQCFAFKAGVDGLLDMARRSFCDTSEAVHDLANKYREDFRLPNLKIPFNNRKGFYFSIPQKDIQGKLPSKFIQVMKHGNNVHCSSLELASLNARNKSAAKECWLRTAFCLEALMDAIREDVSVLTVLSEVLCLLDMMVNSFAHTISTKPVDRYTRPNFTCDGPLAIDSGRHPILESINNEFIPNGIFLSEASNMAIVMGPNMSGKSTYLQQVCLTVILAQIGCYIPARFATLRVVDRIFTRMGTMDCLESNSSTFMTEMKETAFIMQNVSSRSLIVMDELGRATSSSDGFAIAWSCCEQLLALKAYSIFATHMENLSELATMYPNVKILHFDVDVRNNRMDFKFLLKDGLRHVPHYGLMLAGVAGLPSSVVETAKKITSRIKEKEMKRMEVNYRQYQDLQLTYQVAQRLMCLKFSDQDEDSLREALQDLKESYLSGKHKDN; from the exons GTTGGAGTAGCTGCATTTGACTTGAGATCAGCTTCACTGCATCTTTCTCAGTATATAGAGACTAGCAGCTCCTATCAAAATACAAAGACTTTACTACAGTTCTATGAACCTATGGCGATCATTGTTCCTCCAAATAAACTGGCAGCAGATGGAATGGTCGGAGTCTCACAGCTAGCTGATGGATTTTGTTCCTCCACAAGAAAG GTTATAATGAATCGTGGTTGCTTTGATGATACCAGG GGAGCTGTACTGGTTAAAGGATTAGCTGCTAAGGAACCGTCTGCTCTTGGTTTGGACTCATACTACAAGCAATATTATTTGTGTCTGGCTGCAGCAGCGGCAACTATCAAGTG GATTGAAGCTGAGAAAGGTGTTGTTGTGATAAATCACTCTTTACTG GTTACCTTCAATGGATCTTTTGACCACATGAACATTGATGCCACCAG TGTTCAGAACTTGGAGATAATTGAGCCTATGCACTCTTCTCTTTTGGGCACAAACAGCAAAAAGAGAAGTTTATTCCACATGCTTAAAACAACTCGAACTATTGGCGG GACTAGACTTCTGAGGGCAAATCTTTTGCAGCCTCTGAAAGACATAGAGACAATTAACACTCGACTCGATTGCCTG GATGAGTTGATGAGCAATGAGCAGCTATTCTTTGGCTTGTCTCAGGCCCTTCGTAAGTTTCCGAAAGAAACAG ATAGGGTCCTTTGTCACTTCTGCTTCAAGCCAAAGAGAGTTACTAATGAAGTCTTGGCTTCGAATAATGGAAGGAGGAACCAAATTATGATATCCAGCATTATTCTTCTCAAAACCGCTCTTGATGCTTTACCGTTACTCTCCCAGGTGCAGCATCATTGTTGGGGGCAGGCGTTCACTTTTCTGTATCTTATATGGTACAATGATGAGCTTGTGATTCAGGTGCTTAAAGAAGCCAAGAGTTGTCTGCTTGGAAATGTTTACAAGTCCATATGTGAGaatgaaaaatatacttcaatcaGGAACAG AATTGGAGAagtgattgatgaagatgtcCTTCATACACGAGTTCCTTTTGTTGCACGGACACAGCAGTGTTTTGCTTTTAAGGCTGGAGTGGATGGGCTTCTTGATATGGCCCGTAGATCATTTTGTGATACCAGCGAAG CTGTACACGACCTCGCAAATAAGTATCGTGAAGATTTCAGACTGCCAAACTTGAAGATCCCATTCAATAACAGGAAAGGGTTTTACTTTAGCATTCCGCAGAAGGACATACAGGGAAAACTGCCGAGCAAGTTCATTCAG GTCATGAAACATGGAAACAATGTACATTGCTCCAGTCTTGAACTTGCTTCA TTGAATGCTAGGAACAAGTCTGCAGCTAAAGAGTGCTGGTTGAGGACTGCATTCTGCCTGGAAG CATTAATGGATGCAATACGAGAGGATGTCTCTGTGCTTACCGTTCTTTCAGAAGtgttgtgccttttagacatgATGGTGAATTCATTTGCTCACACGATATCAACAAAACCAGTTGATAGATATACTAGACCTAATTTTACAT GTGATGGCCCATTGGCAATTGATTCTGGACGGCACCCCATTCTGGAAAGCATAAACAATGAATTCATT CCAAATGGTATCTTTCTTTCTGAAGCATCAAATATGGCTATTGTAATGGGCCCAAACAT GAGTGGAAAAAGTACTTATCTTCAGCAAGTTTGTCTAACTGTCATCCTTGCTCAAATTGGTTGCTATATTCCTGCTCGGTTTGCCACTTTGAGAGTGGTCGATCGTATTTTTACAAGGATGGGAACAATGGACTGTCTCGAATCAAACTCTAGCACG TTCATGACAGAGATGAAGGAGACGGCTTTTATAATGCAAAACGTCTCCTCTAG AAGTCTGATCGTTATGGATGAATTGGGGAGGGCGACTTCGTCCTCTGATGGATTTGCAATCGCATGGAGTTGTTGTGAGCAGCTATTGGCACTTAAAGC GTACTCAATATTTGCTACTCATATGGAAAATCTTTCAGAGCTAGCCACCATGTATCCGAATGTGAAAATTCTTCATTTTGATGTTGATGTGAGGAATAACCGCAtggacttcaag TTTCTATTGAAGGATGGACTGCGTCACGTGCCACATTACGGCCTTATGTTAGCAGGGGTAGCTGGACTACCAAGTTCAGTAGTAGAAACTGCCAAAAAAATCACATCTAGGATTAAAGAGAAG GAAATGAAGAGAATGGAGGTGAATTACAGACAGTATCAGGACTTACAATTGACTTACCAAGTGGCTCAACGGCTGATGTGCTTGAAATTTTCGGATCAGGATGAAGATTCTTTGAGGGAGGCTCTGCAGGATCTCAAAGAAAGCTACTTAAGTGGTAAGCATAAAGATAATTAG
- the LOC107802422 gene encoding DNA mismatch repair protein MSH4 isoform X3, with amino-acid sequence MEDDTGERSSFVIGLIENRAKEVGVAAFDLRSASLHLSQYIETSSSYQNTKTLLQFYEPMAIIVPPNKLAADGMVGVSQLADGFCSSTRKVIMNRGCFDDTRGAVLVKGLAAKEPSALGLDSYYKQYYLCLAAAAATIKWIEAEKGVVVINHSLLVTFNGSFDHMNIDATSVQNLEIIEPMHSSLLGTNSKKRSLFHMLKTTRTIGGTRLLRANLLQPLKDIETINTRLDCLDELMSNEQLFFGLSQALRKFPKETDRVLCHFCFKPKRVTNEVLASNNGRRNQIMISSIILLKTALDALPLLSQVLKEAKSCLLGNVYKSICENEKYTSIRNRIGEVIDEDVLHTRVPFVARTQQCFAFKAGVDGLLDMARRSFCDTSEAVHDLANKYREDFRLPNLKIPFNNRKGFYFSIPQKDIQGKLPSKFIQVMKHGNNVHCSSLELASLNARNKSAAKECWLRTAFCLEALMDAIREDVSVLTVLSEVLCLLDMMVNSFAHTISTKPVDRYTRPNFTCDGPLAIDSGRHPILESINNEFIPNGIFLSEASNMAIVMGPNMSGKSTYLQQVCLTVILAQIGCYIPARFATLRVVDRIFTRMGTMDCLESNSSTFMTEMKETAFIMQNVSSRSLIVMDELGRATSSSDGFAIAWSCCEQLLALKAYSIFATHMENLSELATMYPNVKILHFDVDVRNNRMDFKFLLKDGLRHVPHYGLMLAGVAGLPSSVVETAKKITSRIKEKEMKRMEVNYRQYQDLQLTYQVAQRLMCLKFSDQDEDSLREALQDLKESYLSGKHKDN; translated from the exons GTTGGAGTAGCTGCATTTGACTTGAGATCAGCTTCACTGCATCTTTCTCAGTATATAGAGACTAGCAGCTCCTATCAAAATACAAAGACTTTACTACAGTTCTATGAACCTATGGCGATCATTGTTCCTCCAAATAAACTGGCAGCAGATGGAATGGTCGGAGTCTCACAGCTAGCTGATGGATTTTGTTCCTCCACAAGAAAG GTTATAATGAATCGTGGTTGCTTTGATGATACCAGG GGAGCTGTACTGGTTAAAGGATTAGCTGCTAAGGAACCGTCTGCTCTTGGTTTGGACTCATACTACAAGCAATATTATTTGTGTCTGGCTGCAGCAGCGGCAACTATCAAGTG GATTGAAGCTGAGAAAGGTGTTGTTGTGATAAATCACTCTTTACTG GTTACCTTCAATGGATCTTTTGACCACATGAACATTGATGCCACCAG TGTTCAGAACTTGGAGATAATTGAGCCTATGCACTCTTCTCTTTTGGGCACAAACAGCAAAAAGAGAAGTTTATTCCACATGCTTAAAACAACTCGAACTATTGGCGG GACTAGACTTCTGAGGGCAAATCTTTTGCAGCCTCTGAAAGACATAGAGACAATTAACACTCGACTCGATTGCCTG GATGAGTTGATGAGCAATGAGCAGCTATTCTTTGGCTTGTCTCAGGCCCTTCGTAAGTTTCCGAAAGAAACAG ATAGGGTCCTTTGTCACTTCTGCTTCAAGCCAAAGAGAGTTACTAATGAAGTCTTGGCTTCGAATAATGGAAGGAGGAACCAAATTATGATATCCAGCATTATTCTTCTCAAAACCGCTCTTGATGCTTTACCGTTACTCTCCCAG GTGCTTAAAGAAGCCAAGAGTTGTCTGCTTGGAAATGTTTACAAGTCCATATGTGAGaatgaaaaatatacttcaatcaGGAACAG AATTGGAGAagtgattgatgaagatgtcCTTCATACACGAGTTCCTTTTGTTGCACGGACACAGCAGTGTTTTGCTTTTAAGGCTGGAGTGGATGGGCTTCTTGATATGGCCCGTAGATCATTTTGTGATACCAGCGAAG CTGTACACGACCTCGCAAATAAGTATCGTGAAGATTTCAGACTGCCAAACTTGAAGATCCCATTCAATAACAGGAAAGGGTTTTACTTTAGCATTCCGCAGAAGGACATACAGGGAAAACTGCCGAGCAAGTTCATTCAG GTCATGAAACATGGAAACAATGTACATTGCTCCAGTCTTGAACTTGCTTCA TTGAATGCTAGGAACAAGTCTGCAGCTAAAGAGTGCTGGTTGAGGACTGCATTCTGCCTGGAAG CATTAATGGATGCAATACGAGAGGATGTCTCTGTGCTTACCGTTCTTTCAGAAGtgttgtgccttttagacatgATGGTGAATTCATTTGCTCACACGATATCAACAAAACCAGTTGATAGATATACTAGACCTAATTTTACAT GTGATGGCCCATTGGCAATTGATTCTGGACGGCACCCCATTCTGGAAAGCATAAACAATGAATTCATT CCAAATGGTATCTTTCTTTCTGAAGCATCAAATATGGCTATTGTAATGGGCCCAAACAT GAGTGGAAAAAGTACTTATCTTCAGCAAGTTTGTCTAACTGTCATCCTTGCTCAAATTGGTTGCTATATTCCTGCTCGGTTTGCCACTTTGAGAGTGGTCGATCGTATTTTTACAAGGATGGGAACAATGGACTGTCTCGAATCAAACTCTAGCACG TTCATGACAGAGATGAAGGAGACGGCTTTTATAATGCAAAACGTCTCCTCTAG AAGTCTGATCGTTATGGATGAATTGGGGAGGGCGACTTCGTCCTCTGATGGATTTGCAATCGCATGGAGTTGTTGTGAGCAGCTATTGGCACTTAAAGC GTACTCAATATTTGCTACTCATATGGAAAATCTTTCAGAGCTAGCCACCATGTATCCGAATGTGAAAATTCTTCATTTTGATGTTGATGTGAGGAATAACCGCAtggacttcaag TTTCTATTGAAGGATGGACTGCGTCACGTGCCACATTACGGCCTTATGTTAGCAGGGGTAGCTGGACTACCAAGTTCAGTAGTAGAAACTGCCAAAAAAATCACATCTAGGATTAAAGAGAAG GAAATGAAGAGAATGGAGGTGAATTACAGACAGTATCAGGACTTACAATTGACTTACCAAGTGGCTCAACGGCTGATGTGCTTGAAATTTTCGGATCAGGATGAAGATTCTTTGAGGGAGGCTCTGCAGGATCTCAAAGAAAGCTACTTAAGTGGTAAGCATAAAGATAATTAG
- the LOC107802422 gene encoding DNA mismatch repair protein MSH4 isoform X4, with protein sequence MICKNIVCRIEAEKGVVVINHSLLVTFNGSFDHMNIDATSVQNLEIIEPMHSSLLGTNSKKRSLFHMLKTTRTIGGTRLLRANLLQPLKDIETINTRLDCLDELMSNEQLFFGLSQALRKFPKETDRVLCHFCFKPKRVTNEVLASNNGRRNQIMISSIILLKTALDALPLLSQVQHHCWGQAFTFLYLIWYNDELVIQVLKEAKSCLLGNVYKSICENEKYTSIRNRIGEVIDEDVLHTRVPFVARTQQCFAFKAGVDGLLDMARRSFCDTSEAVHDLANKYREDFRLPNLKIPFNNRKGFYFSIPQKDIQGKLPSKFIQVMKHGNNVHCSSLELASLNARNKSAAKECWLRTAFCLEALMDAIREDVSVLTVLSEVLCLLDMMVNSFAHTISTKPVDRYTRPNFTCDGPLAIDSGRHPILESINNEFIPNGIFLSEASNMAIVMGPNMSGKSTYLQQVCLTVILAQIGCYIPARFATLRVVDRIFTRMGTMDCLESNSSTFMTEMKETAFIMQNVSSRSLIVMDELGRATSSSDGFAIAWSCCEQLLALKAYSIFATHMENLSELATMYPNVKILHFDVDVRNNRMDFKFLLKDGLRHVPHYGLMLAGVAGLPSSVVETAKKITSRIKEKEMKRMEVNYRQYQDLQLTYQVAQRLMCLKFSDQDEDSLREALQDLKESYLSGKHKDN encoded by the exons ATGATATGCAAGAACATCGTGTGCAGGATTGAAGCTGAGAAAGGTGTTGTTGTGATAAATCACTCTTTACTG GTTACCTTCAATGGATCTTTTGACCACATGAACATTGATGCCACCAG TGTTCAGAACTTGGAGATAATTGAGCCTATGCACTCTTCTCTTTTGGGCACAAACAGCAAAAAGAGAAGTTTATTCCACATGCTTAAAACAACTCGAACTATTGGCGG GACTAGACTTCTGAGGGCAAATCTTTTGCAGCCTCTGAAAGACATAGAGACAATTAACACTCGACTCGATTGCCTG GATGAGTTGATGAGCAATGAGCAGCTATTCTTTGGCTTGTCTCAGGCCCTTCGTAAGTTTCCGAAAGAAACAG ATAGGGTCCTTTGTCACTTCTGCTTCAAGCCAAAGAGAGTTACTAATGAAGTCTTGGCTTCGAATAATGGAAGGAGGAACCAAATTATGATATCCAGCATTATTCTTCTCAAAACCGCTCTTGATGCTTTACCGTTACTCTCCCAGGTGCAGCATCATTGTTGGGGGCAGGCGTTCACTTTTCTGTATCTTATATGGTACAATGATGAGCTTGTGATTCAGGTGCTTAAAGAAGCCAAGAGTTGTCTGCTTGGAAATGTTTACAAGTCCATATGTGAGaatgaaaaatatacttcaatcaGGAACAG AATTGGAGAagtgattgatgaagatgtcCTTCATACACGAGTTCCTTTTGTTGCACGGACACAGCAGTGTTTTGCTTTTAAGGCTGGAGTGGATGGGCTTCTTGATATGGCCCGTAGATCATTTTGTGATACCAGCGAAG CTGTACACGACCTCGCAAATAAGTATCGTGAAGATTTCAGACTGCCAAACTTGAAGATCCCATTCAATAACAGGAAAGGGTTTTACTTTAGCATTCCGCAGAAGGACATACAGGGAAAACTGCCGAGCAAGTTCATTCAG GTCATGAAACATGGAAACAATGTACATTGCTCCAGTCTTGAACTTGCTTCA TTGAATGCTAGGAACAAGTCTGCAGCTAAAGAGTGCTGGTTGAGGACTGCATTCTGCCTGGAAG CATTAATGGATGCAATACGAGAGGATGTCTCTGTGCTTACCGTTCTTTCAGAAGtgttgtgccttttagacatgATGGTGAATTCATTTGCTCACACGATATCAACAAAACCAGTTGATAGATATACTAGACCTAATTTTACAT GTGATGGCCCATTGGCAATTGATTCTGGACGGCACCCCATTCTGGAAAGCATAAACAATGAATTCATT CCAAATGGTATCTTTCTTTCTGAAGCATCAAATATGGCTATTGTAATGGGCCCAAACAT GAGTGGAAAAAGTACTTATCTTCAGCAAGTTTGTCTAACTGTCATCCTTGCTCAAATTGGTTGCTATATTCCTGCTCGGTTTGCCACTTTGAGAGTGGTCGATCGTATTTTTACAAGGATGGGAACAATGGACTGTCTCGAATCAAACTCTAGCACG TTCATGACAGAGATGAAGGAGACGGCTTTTATAATGCAAAACGTCTCCTCTAG AAGTCTGATCGTTATGGATGAATTGGGGAGGGCGACTTCGTCCTCTGATGGATTTGCAATCGCATGGAGTTGTTGTGAGCAGCTATTGGCACTTAAAGC GTACTCAATATTTGCTACTCATATGGAAAATCTTTCAGAGCTAGCCACCATGTATCCGAATGTGAAAATTCTTCATTTTGATGTTGATGTGAGGAATAACCGCAtggacttcaag TTTCTATTGAAGGATGGACTGCGTCACGTGCCACATTACGGCCTTATGTTAGCAGGGGTAGCTGGACTACCAAGTTCAGTAGTAGAAACTGCCAAAAAAATCACATCTAGGATTAAAGAGAAG GAAATGAAGAGAATGGAGGTGAATTACAGACAGTATCAGGACTTACAATTGACTTACCAAGTGGCTCAACGGCTGATGTGCTTGAAATTTTCGGATCAGGATGAAGATTCTTTGAGGGAGGCTCTGCAGGATCTCAAAGAAAGCTACTTAAGTGGTAAGCATAAAGATAATTAG